A genomic stretch from Nocardia wallacei includes:
- a CDS encoding Uma2 family endonuclease encodes MPVPERSSALLPAGERWTAADLDNLPDHGIRYEVLNGQLIVNAAPKPKHQFVLQSLQVGLLSVLPEGYWVAPGIGVLIGDDEPIPDLVVGLGERPMEERGVAVAQVVLAVEIVSASTTLQDRLVKPAVYAEAGIPNYWRIETNSFKGRLPGESVPVLFAHIRGENGEYELTHRISAGEPATLHSPFEFTIDPATLLR; translated from the coding sequence ATGCCGGTTCCCGAACGGTCGTCCGCGCTACTGCCTGCGGGGGAGCGTTGGACCGCGGCCGACCTCGATAACCTGCCCGATCACGGAATCAGGTACGAGGTCCTGAATGGCCAGCTCATCGTGAACGCCGCACCGAAGCCGAAGCATCAGTTCGTCCTGCAAAGCCTGCAGGTCGGTCTTCTGAGTGTGCTACCCGAGGGCTATTGGGTCGCTCCCGGCATCGGTGTGCTGATCGGTGATGATGAGCCCATTCCAGATCTGGTCGTCGGCCTTGGCGAGAGACCGATGGAGGAGCGAGGCGTCGCCGTGGCGCAGGTTGTTCTGGCTGTGGAAATTGTTTCTGCGTCCACGACCTTGCAGGACCGGCTCGTCAAGCCGGCGGTTTACGCCGAGGCGGGCATTCCGAACTACTGGCGTATCGAGACCAATTCCTTCAAGGGTCGTCTTCCTGGCGAATCCGTTCCGGTGTTGTTCGCTCACATTCGCGGCGAAAACGGTGAATACGAACTCACTCACCGCATCTCCGCGGGCGAACCCGCCACCTTGCACTCGCCGTTCGAATTCACCATCGATCCGGCCACGCTGCTCCGCTAG
- a CDS encoding vanadium-dependent haloperoxidase — translation MDQILYWNSVALESDRVAHTDIHHAERGVRGPVGSSRALAITHLAMHDACFGITPAAHGTYLTTPPVAPPGACAEAAVAVAAHTTLTALYPAQTARLDAALQQAGLHGPGTGTGSAHGLAVGHAMLAARAADPGLDGLGYRPSLDPLKHRADPVNPGQGSYAPHYGARSRCFAATTRHTLDAPPKQTDPAYERALKQVRGKGIATEQSGALPPGLSPRTPEETLIGTFWGYDGAKKIGTPPRLYNRIVRAVATTRRHGLAANARLFALVNAAMADAAILAWDDKYRHDLWRPVLGIREHDPSMGPKSTAARGWDALCDPFWLPLGAARTNEPGVPAATPPFPAYPSGHAALGAAALQITRRYCGIGPDGPDTLTDGMTFVSDELDGTGVDRCGIRRPRHTRTFPGGLWQMIEENGRSRVFLGVNWSFDAFAVDADGRMDLSQHIGGVRLGLDIAGDLWANGLRAAAAAGPRLP, via the coding sequence GTGGATCAGATCCTGTATTGGAACAGCGTGGCACTGGAGTCGGATCGAGTGGCGCACACCGACATTCACCATGCCGAACGCGGTGTGCGCGGACCGGTCGGCAGCTCCCGCGCGCTGGCCATCACCCACCTCGCCATGCACGACGCCTGTTTCGGCATCACACCCGCGGCGCACGGCACCTATCTGACCACGCCGCCGGTCGCCCCGCCGGGCGCCTGCGCCGAGGCGGCCGTCGCGGTCGCCGCCCACACCACCCTCACCGCGCTGTATCCGGCGCAGACCGCCCGGCTGGACGCGGCTCTGCAGCAGGCCGGGCTGCACGGTCCCGGCACCGGGACGGGCAGCGCGCACGGTCTCGCCGTCGGCCACGCCATGCTGGCGGCCCGCGCCGCCGACCCCGGACTCGACGGCCTCGGCTATCGCCCGAGCCTCGATCCGCTCAAACACCGTGCGGACCCGGTGAATCCGGGCCAGGGCTCTTACGCACCGCACTACGGCGCCCGCTCGCGCTGCTTCGCGGCCACCACCCGGCACACCCTCGACGCCCCGCCCAAGCAGACCGACCCCGCCTATGAGCGCGCGCTGAAACAGGTGCGCGGCAAGGGTATCGCCACCGAGCAGTCCGGCGCGCTGCCGCCGGGCCTGTCGCCCCGCACGCCGGAGGAGACCCTGATCGGCACCTTCTGGGGCTACGACGGCGCGAAGAAGATCGGCACTCCGCCCCGGCTGTACAACCGGATCGTGCGCGCGGTCGCCACCACCCGGCGGCACGGGCTCGCGGCGAACGCGCGGTTGTTCGCCCTGGTCAATGCCGCCATGGCCGACGCGGCCATCCTGGCCTGGGACGACAAGTACCGGCACGACCTGTGGCGTCCGGTGCTCGGAATTCGAGAACACGACCCGTCGATGGGCCCGAAAAGCACTGCGGCGCGAGGCTGGGACGCGTTGTGCGACCCGTTCTGGCTGCCGCTGGGCGCGGCCCGCACCAACGAACCGGGCGTCCCCGCCGCCACACCGCCGTTCCCGGCGTACCCGTCGGGTCACGCCGCGCTCGGGGCGGCCGCCCTGCAGATCACCCGGCGCTACTGCGGCATCGGCCCGGACGGACCCGACACGCTCACCGACGGAATGACTTTCGTCTCCGACGAACTCGACGGCACCGGCGTCGACCGGTGCGGGATCCGGCGCCCGCGCCACACGCGCACCTTCCCGGGCGGGCTGTGGCAGATGATCGAGGAGAACGGCCGCAGCCGCGTATTCCTCGGCGTGAACTGGAGCTTCGACGCCTTCGCCGTCGACGCGGACGGCCGGATGGACCTGTCGCAGCACATCGGCGGCGTCCGGCTGGGCCTGGACATCGCCGGTGACCTGTGGGCGAACGGGTTGCGGGCGGCCGCGGCGGCGGGACCGCGACTGCCGTGA
- the atzF gene encoding allophanate hydrolase: MSVWIHRRPEPEVAAEIAAAAGPLRGLRLAVKDNVDVAGLPTTAGCPDFVYVPDRDAAAVAALRSAGAVVVGKTNLDQFATGLVGTRSPYGAVRNALRPDYVSGGSSSGSAVAVALGEADIAIGTDTAGSGRVPAAFHGIVGIKPTVGVVGTAGVVPACRSYDCVTIFAADVASANRAMAVMAAGAPDRPWPSDVRLAAPPRPVVAVFDSLDALDPVWQVAFDRTVADLRERGVRIVTVDPEPFLAAARLLYDGALVAERYSAVGEFVDTQPDAVDPTVGAIIGKARDIPAHRLVSDLAELQRLRDRAMDSLRDADALLAPTAPIHPTIAEVEADPVAVNSRLGTYTNFCNLFDLCAVAVPAGTAGEAQFGVTVFGRAFDDTVALDIAALIAQGDKGSPLDDPAWPLRVAPVHELVVFGAHLRGQPLEHQLTDLGARWAGPVRTAPAYRLGALDTTPPKPAVTRCADGETGVSVAGERWLLSPAALGRFLSGLPAPMQLGAVELDDGAWTTAFGCDAAAAAAAEDISEYGGWRAALAAGAV; encoded by the coding sequence ATGAGTGTGTGGATTCATCGGCGGCCCGAGCCGGAAGTCGCGGCCGAGATCGCCGCGGCGGCGGGACCGCTTCGCGGGTTACGACTGGCCGTGAAGGACAACGTGGACGTGGCCGGACTGCCGACCACCGCGGGCTGCCCCGACTTCGTCTACGTGCCGGACCGGGACGCGGCGGCGGTGGCGGCACTGCGGTCGGCCGGTGCCGTCGTGGTCGGGAAGACCAATCTCGATCAGTTCGCCACCGGGCTCGTCGGCACCCGCTCGCCCTACGGCGCGGTGCGCAACGCGCTGCGGCCGGACTACGTCTCCGGCGGTTCGAGTTCCGGGTCGGCGGTGGCCGTCGCGCTCGGCGAGGCGGATATCGCCATCGGCACCGACACCGCCGGATCCGGCCGGGTGCCCGCCGCCTTCCACGGCATCGTGGGGATCAAACCCACGGTCGGTGTGGTCGGCACCGCGGGCGTGGTGCCCGCCTGCCGTTCCTACGACTGCGTCACGATCTTCGCGGCCGACGTCGCGTCGGCGAATCGGGCCATGGCCGTCATGGCCGCCGGTGCGCCCGATCGGCCTTGGCCCTCCGACGTCCGGCTCGCCGCGCCGCCGAGACCGGTTGTCGCGGTGTTCGATTCGCTCGACGCGTTGGATCCGGTGTGGCAGGTGGCCTTCGACCGTACCGTCGCGGACCTGCGGGAGCGTGGCGTGCGGATCGTGACAGTCGATCCCGAGCCGTTCCTCGCCGCCGCGCGGCTGCTCTACGACGGCGCGTTGGTCGCCGAAAGGTATTCGGCTGTAGGGGAATTCGTCGACACTCAGCCCGACGCGGTCGATCCCACCGTAGGCGCGATCATCGGCAAGGCGCGCGATATTCCCGCCCACCGGCTGGTCTCCGATCTCGCCGAGCTGCAACGGCTTCGAGATCGCGCGATGGACAGCCTGCGCGACGCCGACGCGCTGCTCGCTCCCACCGCACCGATCCACCCGACGATCGCCGAGGTCGAGGCCGACCCGGTCGCAGTGAACTCGCGGCTCGGCACCTACACGAACTTCTGCAATCTGTTCGATCTGTGCGCGGTCGCGGTACCGGCCGGGACCGCGGGTGAGGCGCAGTTCGGCGTCACGGTCTTCGGCCGCGCGTTCGACGACACCGTGGCGCTGGACATCGCGGCTCTGATCGCCCAAGGGGACAAAGGGTCTCCGCTCGACGATCCGGCCTGGCCGCTGAGGGTCGCGCCGGTGCACGAGCTCGTGGTGTTCGGCGCGCACCTGCGTGGGCAACCGCTCGAGCATCAGCTGACCGACCTGGGCGCGCGCTGGGCCGGGCCCGTCCGCACCGCACCCGCTTACCGGCTGGGCGCCCTCGACACCACGCCGCCCAAACCGGCGGTGACCAGATGTGCCGACGGTGAGACGGGTGTCTCCGTCGCCGGTGAACGCTGGCTGCTCTCCCCCGCCGCGCTGGGCCGCTTCCTGAGCGGGCTACCGGCCCCCATGCAGCTCGGTGCCGTCGAACTCGACGACGGCGCCTGGACCACCGCGTTCGGCTGTGATGCCGCCGCGGCGGCCGCCGCCGAGGACATCAGCGAATACGGTGGCTGGCGGGCGGCGCTCGCCGCCGGAGCGGTCTGA
- a CDS encoding 5-oxoprolinase/urea amidolyase family protein, whose product MSSVVTGRPAAESDSARTRDETPGRDGPRLEVIRPGMLTTIQDWPGRIGYWHVGVPPSGPMDDLSFRLGNRAVGNPEGAPGLECTLAGPALRFCEPARLCVTGAPVAVSVDGVRVAQWRTVEVPAGGVLEVGTIPGPGMRCYILVAGGLAVPEYLGSAATFTLGHFGGDTGNALRSGDILTLGAAHGRAATAIPADEQPVFTHRWELAVTEGPHGAPEFFTRTDFDTILATDYEVHFNSDRTGVRLIGPKPQWSRADGGEAGLHPSNIHDTAYSVGALDFTGDTPILLGPDGPSLGGFVCPVTVTAADRWKLGQLTPGDTVRFVPVRADRAAAPSALGPARRAGWPFVLSGGGDGDDGVLARGESDATSVTYRRAGDDGVLVEYGDMTLDLGLRARVHALHRHLLRQREPGIIELTPGVRSLQVRIDPDRLSTATVLHLLADAEAALPSAEDLVVPSRTVHLPLSWDDPATREAITRYMHGVRADAPWCPWNIEFIRRMNGLADVQDVYDTVFAAEYLVLGLGDVYLGAPVATPTDPRHRLVTTKYNPARTWTPENAVGIGGAYLCVYGMEGPGGYQFVGRTTQVWNHRSFAAARSGRPALPHDENPWLLRYFDRIRWYPVSADELLERRAEFASGRCELEVEEGEFRLAEHRRFLDDNADEIADFRSRQAEAFGAERDSWRSAGELAEAAG is encoded by the coding sequence ATGAGCAGCGTGGTCACCGGACGCCCTGCGGCGGAGAGTGATTCGGCACGCACGCGCGACGAGACACCCGGCCGCGACGGTCCCCGTCTGGAGGTGATCCGGCCCGGAATGCTGACGACGATCCAGGACTGGCCGGGCCGCATCGGATACTGGCACGTCGGAGTGCCGCCGTCGGGCCCGATGGACGATCTGTCGTTCCGGCTCGGCAACCGGGCGGTCGGCAATCCGGAAGGGGCGCCCGGACTGGAGTGCACGCTGGCCGGTCCGGCGCTGCGGTTCTGCGAGCCGGCGCGGCTGTGCGTGACCGGGGCGCCCGTGGCCGTCTCCGTCGATGGGGTGCGCGTCGCGCAGTGGCGGACCGTCGAGGTCCCCGCCGGTGGCGTGCTGGAGGTGGGGACCATCCCGGGCCCCGGCATGCGGTGCTACATCCTGGTCGCCGGTGGGCTCGCGGTGCCCGAATACCTCGGCAGCGCGGCGACTTTCACGCTCGGCCACTTCGGCGGCGACACCGGGAACGCCCTGCGGTCGGGTGACATTCTCACACTCGGCGCCGCGCACGGCCGGGCCGCCACCGCGATACCCGCCGACGAACAGCCGGTATTCACCCACCGCTGGGAACTCGCGGTCACCGAGGGCCCGCACGGCGCGCCGGAGTTCTTCACGCGCACCGACTTCGACACCATCCTCGCCACCGACTACGAGGTGCATTTCAACTCCGACCGCACCGGCGTGCGGCTGATCGGACCGAAACCGCAGTGGTCCCGCGCCGACGGCGGCGAGGCCGGACTGCATCCGTCGAACATCCACGACACCGCGTATTCCGTTGGCGCACTGGACTTCACCGGTGACACACCGATCCTGCTCGGCCCGGACGGGCCGAGCCTGGGCGGCTTCGTCTGCCCCGTCACCGTTACCGCCGCCGACCGCTGGAAGCTGGGGCAGCTGACGCCCGGCGACACGGTGCGCTTCGTCCCGGTGCGCGCCGATCGAGCCGCCGCACCGAGCGCGCTGGGCCCCGCCCGGCGCGCGGGCTGGCCGTTCGTCCTGTCCGGCGGCGGCGACGGCGACGACGGCGTGCTGGCCCGGGGCGAATCCGACGCCACCTCGGTCACCTATCGGCGTGCCGGTGACGACGGCGTACTCGTCGAATACGGCGACATGACACTGGATCTGGGGCTGCGAGCCCGCGTGCACGCCCTGCATCGGCACCTGTTGCGGCAACGCGAGCCGGGCATCATCGAACTCACCCCGGGCGTGCGGTCGCTGCAGGTGCGCATAGACCCGGATCGACTGTCCACCGCGACCGTGCTGCACCTGCTGGCCGACGCGGAAGCGGCGCTGCCCTCGGCCGAGGACCTGGTGGTGCCCAGCCGCACCGTGCACCTGCCGCTGTCGTGGGACGATCCGGCCACGCGGGAGGCCATCACCCGCTACATGCACGGCGTGCGCGCCGACGCGCCATGGTGTCCGTGGAATATCGAGTTCATCCGCCGCATGAACGGCCTCGCCGACGTGCAGGACGTCTACGACACCGTGTTCGCGGCCGAGTATCTGGTGCTGGGACTGGGTGATGTGTATCTCGGCGCGCCCGTCGCCACGCCCACCGATCCGCGTCACCGCCTGGTCACCACCAAATACAACCCCGCCCGCACCTGGACGCCGGAGAACGCGGTCGGCATCGGTGGCGCGTACCTGTGCGTCTACGGCATGGAGGGGCCGGGCGGCTACCAGTTCGTCGGGCGGACCACGCAGGTGTGGAACCACCGATCCTTCGCGGCGGCCCGGTCCGGCCGTCCGGCACTGCCCCATGACGAGAACCCGTGGTTGCTGCGGTACTTCGACCGGATCCGCTGGTATCCGGTGTCGGCGGACGAATTGCTGGAGCGGCGCGCGGAATTCGCCTCCGGGCGTTGCGAATTGGAGGTCGAGGAGGGGGAGTTCCGGCTGGCCGAGCACCGGCGGTTCCTCGACGACAACGCCGACGAAATCGCCGACTTCCGTAGCCGCCAGGCCGAGGCATTCGGGGCCGAGCGCGACTCGTGGCGGTCCGCGGGCGAACTGGCCGAGGCGGCGGGATGA
- a CDS encoding helix-turn-helix domain-containing protein has protein sequence MIVVGKWTGVEVRALRLRALRWTQPQLAERTGFSEGVVRKWEARGETITLRGQYAEGMDTLLRGLDPEQHARFEMALTEIGRGSIADGCPVIPQGVLDNQSGIAAGIDAERLAYIAAHPRRIDRKAVDDLSVVLAAWRKLDDSVGSEAVLPAVNGTVQMVERLVREAHGSIRPDVLNVGAQWLQLAGWLNTTTKRHTVARAIHDRMLEWAVELDDPDLISTTLGAKGHRAWTEGEFGPMIGLSEAASRYKQASPAVLAVAAQQEARGHALVGEAEETERQLDRADEYAVRAAAEPDRIPPWLYFHSTDLLVLQRGLAYKFLAESGRPKYRSKAVAVLTAGLAGLDRETRESDWMRWYVDQLAESVHGGDWRKH, from the coding sequence GTGATCGTCGTGGGGAAGTGGACAGGTGTCGAGGTGCGCGCGCTTCGACTCCGAGCGCTGCGGTGGACCCAGCCGCAGCTCGCTGAGCGGACCGGATTCAGTGAAGGCGTGGTGCGCAAGTGGGAAGCGCGGGGCGAAACGATCACCCTCAGAGGTCAATACGCCGAGGGCATGGACACGCTGCTTCGAGGCTTGGATCCAGAGCAGCACGCCCGATTCGAAATGGCGCTCACCGAGATTGGTAGAGGTTCGATCGCGGACGGCTGTCCCGTCATTCCGCAGGGTGTGCTGGACAATCAGTCAGGCATCGCGGCTGGCATAGACGCGGAGCGACTGGCGTATATCGCGGCGCATCCGAGACGTATCGATCGGAAGGCCGTCGATGACCTGTCCGTCGTGCTGGCGGCGTGGCGGAAGCTTGACGACTCGGTGGGATCCGAGGCGGTGCTGCCAGCGGTGAATGGGACTGTGCAGATGGTTGAGCGGCTCGTTCGCGAAGCGCATGGCTCGATTCGCCCTGATGTATTGAATGTCGGCGCGCAGTGGTTGCAACTGGCGGGGTGGTTGAACACGACCACCAAGCGGCATACAGTGGCTCGGGCCATCCACGACCGGATGTTGGAGTGGGCGGTGGAGCTGGATGACCCCGACCTGATCTCGACGACGCTGGGCGCCAAAGGGCATCGTGCGTGGACCGAAGGTGAATTCGGCCCGATGATCGGTTTGTCGGAAGCAGCGAGTCGGTACAAGCAAGCCTCCCCCGCCGTGCTGGCAGTGGCGGCTCAGCAGGAGGCGCGCGGTCACGCCCTCGTCGGCGAGGCAGAGGAAACCGAGCGCCAGCTGGACAGAGCCGACGAATACGCGGTACGCGCTGCCGCTGAGCCAGACCGGATTCCACCATGGTTGTACTTCCACAGCACGGATCTCCTTGTGCTGCAACGCGGTTTGGCCTACAAGTTCCTCGCGGAATCCGGCCGCCCGAAGTATCGAAGCAAAGCGGTAGCGGTACTGACCGCCGGACTGGCGGGTCTCGACCGGGAAACCCGCGAATCCGATTGGATGCGCTGGTATGTCGACCAACTCGCCGAGTCGGTGCATGGTGGCGACTGGCGAAAGCACTGA
- a CDS encoding ABC transporter ATP-binding protein — MQADSPALQLSGLYKRFGGPWVVDGVGLTVPPGSFFGLVGPNGAGKTTTLSMAVGLLRPDAGESRIFGFDVWADPVRAKAIVGVLPDGLALPERLTGRELLTYTGLLRGMAVPIVAERAAELLTVLELTGAENTLVVDYSAGMRKKIGLATALLHAPKLLVLDEPFEAVDPVSAGTIRTILQRFVTAGGSVVLSSHVMALVENLCDRLAVINRGQVVSTGTVAEVRGEGTLEEAFVRLVGGRVGGEEGLSWLAS, encoded by the coding sequence ATGCAGGCGGATAGTCCAGCGCTGCAGCTGAGCGGGTTGTACAAGAGGTTCGGGGGGCCCTGGGTGGTCGACGGGGTGGGGTTGACGGTGCCGCCGGGGTCGTTCTTCGGGTTGGTCGGGCCCAATGGGGCGGGGAAGACGACCACGCTGTCGATGGCGGTGGGGTTGTTGCGGCCGGATGCGGGGGAGTCGCGCATTTTCGGGTTCGACGTGTGGGCGGATCCGGTGCGCGCCAAGGCGATCGTGGGAGTGCTTCCGGATGGCTTGGCATTGCCCGAGCGGCTCACCGGTCGTGAATTGCTCACCTACACAGGGCTTTTGCGCGGTATGGCCGTCCCGATTGTGGCCGAGCGGGCGGCGGAACTGCTCACCGTCCTGGAACTCACCGGCGCCGAGAACACCTTGGTGGTCGACTATTCCGCGGGTATGCGCAAGAAGATCGGACTGGCGACGGCGCTGCTGCACGCGCCGAAACTGCTGGTGCTGGACGAGCCGTTCGAGGCCGTCGACCCGGTGTCGGCCGGCACCATCCGCACCATCCTGCAGCGCTTCGTCACCGCGGGCGGCTCGGTGGTGCTGTCGAGTCACGTGATGGCGCTGGTGGAGAACCTGTGCGACCGTCTCGCCGTGATCAACCGGGGACAGGTCGTGAGCACCGGCACGGTCGCCGAGGTGCGCGGCGAGGGCACCTTGGAGGAGGCGTTCGTGCGGCTGGTGGGCGGTCGCGTCGGCGGCGAGGAGGGGCTGTCGTGGTTGGCGTCCTGA
- a CDS encoding urea amidolyase associated protein UAAP2 produces MTTLARTVVLDQTVPARAPWSAVVRAGHQLEIIDLHGNQAVDCLLYSAADHADRYSAQATVAAQRNIFLTTGSVLRTDAGTALMTVVADEVGNHDTVAGACSQESNTLRYGHHTRHQHACVENFLTEALRWGLGKRDLVSNINWFMNVPVEADGTLGIVDGLSAPGKKVTLRAEIDTLVLVSNCPQINNPCNGFDPTPVRMVVTR; encoded by the coding sequence GTGACCACGCTCGCCCGCACCGTCGTGCTGGACCAGACCGTTCCCGCCCGCGCGCCCTGGTCGGCGGTGGTGCGGGCCGGGCACCAGCTGGAGATCATCGACCTGCACGGCAATCAGGCAGTGGACTGCCTGCTGTATTCGGCCGCCGACCACGCCGACCGCTACAGCGCCCAGGCAACCGTGGCCGCGCAGCGCAATATCTTCCTGACCACCGGCAGCGTGCTGCGCACCGACGCGGGCACGGCGTTGATGACGGTGGTCGCCGACGAGGTCGGCAACCACGACACCGTCGCGGGCGCGTGCTCACAGGAATCGAACACACTGCGCTACGGCCACCACACCCGCCATCAGCACGCCTGTGTGGAGAACTTCCTCACCGAGGCGCTGCGATGGGGCCTGGGCAAACGGGACCTGGTGTCGAATATCAACTGGTTCATGAACGTCCCGGTGGAGGCCGACGGCACCCTCGGCATCGTGGACGGGTTGTCGGCGCCGGGCAAGAAGGTCACGCTCCGGGCCGAGATCGACACGCTGGTGCTGGTGTCGAACTGCCCGCAGATCAACAACCCGTGCAACGGCTTCGACCCGACTCCGGTGCGCATGGTGGTGACGCGATGA